The Erwinia billingiae Eb661 nucleotide sequence CCGGTGCACGTCGCGCTGCGTCCTGAGAAAGTCATGCTGTGTGAAGAGGTTCCGGCAGACGGTTGCAACTTCGCGGTCGGTGAAGTGGTGCACATTGCCTATCTGGGCGATCTGTCGATTTACCATGTGCGCCTGCGCAGCGGTCAGATGATCAGTGCTCAGTTACAGAACGCCCATCGCTTCCGCAAGGGTGCGCCAACCTGGGGGGACGAAGTGCGTCTCTGTTGGGAAGCGGACAGTTGCGTGGTTCTGACGGTGTAGTGGGGGAGTGATGAGCGAGAATTCTTCGAGAACGACCGAGCCACCAACCCGACAGCAGGGTGCTTTTAGCGCGCTTCTCGGCCGGTTGCAGATGAAACAGGGCCGCAAGCTGGTTATTGCACTGCCTTATTTGTGGCTGATACTGCTGTTCCTGCTGCCATTTTTGATCGTGCTGAAAATCAGCTTCGCTGATATTGCGCGCGCGATCCCACCGTATACCGATTTAGTGACCTGGGCCGATGGTCAGCTGACCATGGTAATGAATCTGGGCAACTACATCACGCTGACAGACGATCCGCTGTACGTGGATGCGTATCTGCACTCGTTGCAGGTCGCCGCGATCTCGACGGTTGTTTGTCTGCTGATTGGCTACCCGCTGGCGTGGGCAGTGGCGCACAGTTCACCGTCAACGCGTAATATTCTACTGTTACTGGTGATCTTGCCTTCCTGGACCTCGTTCCTGGTGCGCGTGTATGCCTGGATGGGCATTCTGAATGACAACGGTATTCTGAACCGCTTCCTGATGTGGACCGGCATTACCGATCATCCGATCGCCATTCTGTATACCAATCTGGCGGTCTATATCGGCATCGTGTACTGCTATTTACCGTTTATGGTGTTGCCGATTTATACCGCGTTAACGCGTATCGATTATTCGCTGGTGGAAGCGTCGCTGGACCTTGGCGCGCGTCCGATGAAAACCTTTTTTAGCGTGATTGTGCCGTTGACCAAAGGCGGCATTATCGCCGGTTCCATGCTGGTGTTTATCCCTGCGGTGGGTGAGTACGTGATCCCCGAACTGCTGGGCGGCCCTGACAGTATTATGAT carries:
- the potH gene encoding putrescine ABC transporter permease PotH, which codes for MSENSSRTTEPPTRQQGAFSALLGRLQMKQGRKLVIALPYLWLILLFLLPFLIVLKISFADIARAIPPYTDLVTWADGQLTMVMNLGNYITLTDDPLYVDAYLHSLQVAAISTVVCLLIGYPLAWAVAHSSPSTRNILLLLVILPSWTSFLVRVYAWMGILNDNGILNRFLMWTGITDHPIAILYTNLAVYIGIVYCYLPFMVLPIYTALTRIDYSLVEASLDLGARPMKTFFSVIVPLTKGGIIAGSMLVFIPAVGEYVIPELLGGPDSIMIGRVLWQEFFNNRDWPVASALAVIILLILILPIIWFHKHQNKELGETK